One genomic window of Cellulophaga sp. Hel_I_12 includes the following:
- a CDS encoding DUF6427 family protein has protein sequence MISSIFGKTKPFNFIIIGAFLFLFYWTTIFMLFSKPYSSENLPSQSMVLVLLCSMVFVINFIVKRNKITETNSYAILFFSLLMVLFPEVLLDNNSIPCTFFLLLATRKLLSIKSLKNIKLKIFDASIWVVVSSLFYDWAILYLLLVFITIYLYQPKKIRNWVIPFIGFFVVGMISLGVLTLFNKPNFIENHYTFSVNIADDFIYQWQSSIKLIIYIVASLLLFVLTFLKLSKSGKGRINTMRLIALFFFIGLVITLLESFNDVTPILLTFFPVSVFLTNYIENIKRSKLKEGVLLFIILIPFVVLITRFK, from the coding sequence ATGATTTCAAGCATTTTTGGAAAAACAAAACCATTTAACTTCATTATTATAGGTGCTTTTTTGTTTCTATTCTATTGGACGACGATTTTTATGTTGTTTTCAAAACCTTATTCTTCAGAAAATCTACCTTCACAAAGTATGGTTTTAGTGCTACTTTGTAGTATGGTTTTTGTGATTAATTTTATCGTAAAGCGCAACAAAATCACGGAAACAAACTCCTATGCCATTTTGTTTTTCTCCTTACTCATGGTGCTTTTTCCAGAAGTATTATTAGATAACAACAGTATTCCTTGTACCTTTTTTTTATTGCTGGCCACTAGAAAATTATTGAGTATAAAATCTTTAAAAAACATTAAACTTAAAATTTTCGACGCCAGTATTTGGGTGGTGGTTTCTAGCTTATTTTATGATTGGGCTATCTTATACTTACTGTTAGTTTTTATCACCATATACTTATACCAACCCAAAAAAATTCGCAATTGGGTGATTCCTTTTATTGGTTTTTTTGTAGTAGGCATGATCAGCTTGGGCGTATTAACCCTCTTTAATAAGCCTAATTTTATTGAAAACCATTATACGTTTTCAGTGAATATTGCTGACGATTTTATCTATCAATGGCAAAGTAGTATTAAGTTGATCATCTATATCGTTGCATCCTTACTGCTTTTTGTTTTGACCTTTTTAAAACTTTCTAAATCAGGGAAAGGCCGCATTAATACGATGCGCTTAATTGCGCTCTTCTTTTTTATAGGTTTAGTCATAACCCTACTCGAATCATTCAATGACGTAACGCCTATTTTGCTGACATTTTTTCCAGTGTCGGTTTTTTTAACCAATTATATTGAAAA
- the purD gene encoding phosphoribosylamine--glycine ligase, with the protein MNILILGAGGREHTLAWKLKQSKKLSQLFVAPGNAGTAAIATNLEIGVTDFAAIKKAVGTHNIQMVIVGPEDPLVHGIHDFFLNDAELKAIPVIGPQKAAATLEGSKDFAKEFMMRHKIPTAAYESFTAESLEKGCLFLEGLKPPYVLKADGLAAGKGVVILTDLQEAKNELKSMLVDAKFGTASTTVVIEEFLDGIELSVFVLTDGKNYKVLPTAKDYKRIGEGDTGLNTGGMGAISPVPFADDEFMNKIHDQVVKPTVEGLKKDNLPYKGFIFIGLIKVDNQPKVIEYNVRLGDPETEVVIPRIKNDLVDVFLAVANGTLDTIDLALDERTATTVMAVSGGYPEAYGKGKEITGFSEVKDALVFHAGTTLSDGKIVTSGGRVLAVTAFGADHKEALKKSYDNIAKLHFDHMYYRKDLGFDL; encoded by the coding sequence ATGAACATTCTTATTCTTGGAGCCGGCGGCCGCGAACATACCCTTGCTTGGAAATTAAAGCAAAGTAAAAAACTATCTCAATTATTTGTAGCACCTGGTAACGCAGGAACTGCGGCTATTGCCACAAACTTAGAAATTGGAGTAACTGATTTTGCAGCCATTAAGAAGGCAGTAGGCACCCATAACATACAGATGGTCATTGTAGGTCCAGAAGATCCATTGGTACATGGTATTCACGATTTCTTTTTGAACGATGCTGAGTTAAAGGCTATCCCCGTTATCGGCCCACAAAAAGCGGCGGCTACCCTTGAAGGAAGTAAAGATTTTGCGAAAGAATTTATGATGCGTCATAAAATACCAACAGCTGCTTACGAAAGTTTTACCGCGGAAAGCTTAGAAAAAGGTTGTCTATTTTTAGAAGGCTTAAAGCCTCCCTATGTTTTAAAAGCAGACGGCTTAGCTGCCGGAAAAGGTGTGGTAATTCTGACCGATTTACAAGAAGCTAAAAACGAATTAAAAAGCATGTTGGTCGATGCTAAATTTGGTACCGCAAGCACAACGGTGGTCATTGAGGAGTTTTTAGACGGTATTGAATTAAGTGTTTTTGTGCTCACGGACGGAAAAAATTACAAGGTACTCCCAACGGCTAAAGACTATAAACGCATTGGTGAAGGTGATACCGGACTCAATACAGGCGGAATGGGCGCTATTTCCCCGGTTCCTTTTGCTGATGACGAGTTCATGAATAAAATACACGACCAGGTAGTTAAACCTACCGTAGAAGGGCTTAAAAAAGATAATTTACCCTACAAGGGATTTATTTTTATCGGTTTGATTAAAGTGGACAACCAACCTAAAGTAATTGAATACAATGTTCGTTTGGGAGACCCTGAAACCGAAGTGGTGATCCCTAGAATTAAAAATGATTTAGTAGACGTGTTTTTGGCTGTTGCCAATGGAACTTTAGATACTATAGATTTAGCCTTAGATGAACGGACAGCGACGACGGTTATGGCAGTTTCTGGCGGTTATCCTGAGGCCTACGGCAAGGGAAAAGAAATTACTGGTTTCTCAGAGGTGAAAGATGCCTTGGTGTTTCACGCCGGTACTACACTAAGCGATGGTAAAATAGTGACTTCTGGAGGAAGAGTATTGGCGGTAACGGCATTTGGCGCTGATCACAAAGAAGCCTTAAAAAAGTCGTATGACAATATTGCAAAACTGCATTTTGATCATATGTATTACCGTAAAGACCTAGGTTTTGATTTGTAG